From the genome of Hymenobacter sp. PAMC 26628, one region includes:
- the rsgA gene encoding ribosome small subunit-dependent GTPase A, which produces MTGTVVKSTGSWYVVRDAATEQLYRCRLRGKFKIKNLKVSNPLAVGDLVTFEPEQQAEGAAVITHIAPRRNYIVRRSVHTTGHAHIVGANLDQALLVVTLVSPTTSFGFIDRFLVTAEAYHIPVVLVFNKADLLDADGLAYQEEIAGMYRSLGYGSCACTASTGAGVAAVDALLDGKTSLLSGHSGVGKSTLINALVPDLDIKTAEISQFSDKGVHTTTFAEMLEVRPGTYIIDTPGIKELGLVDIKPAELAGYFPEMRALLNQCRYHNCQHVHEPGCAVREAVDAGRMALPRYDSYLSMLADDDNRH; this is translated from the coding sequence ATGACCGGCACCGTTGTAAAATCTACCGGCTCGTGGTACGTGGTGCGCGACGCGGCCACCGAGCAGCTGTACCGCTGCCGGCTGAGGGGCAAGTTCAAAATCAAGAACCTGAAGGTGAGCAACCCGCTGGCCGTGGGCGACTTGGTGACCTTCGAGCCCGAGCAGCAGGCCGAGGGCGCGGCCGTGATTACGCACATCGCGCCGCGCCGCAACTACATCGTGCGGCGCTCGGTGCACACCACCGGCCACGCCCACATCGTGGGCGCCAACCTCGACCAGGCCCTGCTGGTGGTCACGCTGGTATCGCCCACCACGTCGTTTGGGTTCATCGACCGGTTTTTGGTGACGGCTGAGGCTTACCACATTCCCGTGGTGTTGGTGTTCAACAAGGCCGATTTGCTCGATGCCGACGGGCTGGCCTACCAGGAGGAAATTGCCGGCATGTACCGCTCGCTGGGCTACGGCAGCTGCGCGTGCACGGCCAGCACCGGCGCCGGCGTGGCGGCCGTGGATGCGCTGCTCGACGGCAAAACCTCGCTGCTATCGGGCCATTCGGGCGTGGGCAAAAGCACGCTCATCAACGCCCTGGTGCCGGATCTGGACATTAAAACGGCCGAAATCAGCCAGTTTTCCGACAAGGGTGTGCACACCACCACCTTTGCCGAAATGCTGGAGGTGCGCCCCGGCACGTACATCATTGATACGCCCGGCATCAAGGAGCTGGGCCTCGTCGACATCAAGCCCGCCGAGCTGGCCGGTTACTTCCCCGAAATGCGCGCCCTGCTCAACCAGTGCCGCTACCACAACTGCCAGCACGTGCACGAGCCCGGTTGCGCCGTGCGCGAAGCCGTGGATGCCGGCCGCATGGCCCTGCCCCGCTACGACAGCTACCTCAGCATGCTGGCCGATGACGACAACCGCCACTAG
- a CDS encoding 3-deoxy-D-manno-octulosonic acid transferase, translating into MTLLYDFALFCYALLLRLAAPFVPKAAAWVAGRRGLLPRIGAALAADGAPRVWFHCASLGEFEQGRPLMTAYRRAHPGTKIVLTFFSPSGYTVRQDWPGADYVFYLPLDTRANARAFLNAVRPQLAVFVKYEFWYHFLTETRRRGVPAVVVSAIFRPEQVFFKPWGGFFRRILGQLSHIFTQNQASADLLRQHGLTRVSVAGDTRFDTVAATALAPPRPLPLVEAFVADGAPVLVVGSAWPEDLPALGPLLRRYAGRIRVLLAPHEITEGHLGQIEAVLPGQVLRYSQATAATVAGARLLLFDNVGLLSQLYRFGQFAYVGGAFGKGLHNTLEAAAFGLPLFFGPTYGKFQEAVDLVALGCATPVRTAAELETAFARLLADEARRLKMQDQALDYVHQQAGATARIMAALGALNASR; encoded by the coding sequence TTGACGCTGCTCTACGACTTCGCCCTTTTCTGCTACGCGCTGCTGCTGCGGCTGGCCGCGCCCTTCGTACCCAAAGCGGCGGCCTGGGTGGCCGGGCGGCGCGGGCTGCTGCCGCGCATCGGCGCGGCGCTGGCCGCCGATGGGGCCCCGCGGGTGTGGTTCCACTGCGCTTCGCTGGGCGAATTTGAGCAGGGCCGGCCCTTGATGACGGCCTACCGCCGGGCCCACCCGGGCACGAAAATCGTACTCACGTTTTTCTCGCCCTCGGGCTACACGGTGCGGCAGGACTGGCCGGGGGCGGATTATGTTTTCTACTTGCCACTCGACACCCGGGCCAATGCCCGTGCCTTCCTCAACGCCGTGCGGCCGCAGCTGGCCGTGTTTGTGAAGTACGAATTCTGGTACCACTTCCTGACGGAAACGCGGCGGCGGGGCGTGCCGGCCGTGGTGGTGTCGGCCATCTTCCGGCCCGAGCAGGTATTCTTCAAACCCTGGGGCGGCTTCTTTCGGAGAATTCTGGGCCAGCTCTCGCACATTTTCACCCAAAACCAGGCCTCGGCCGACTTGCTGCGCCAGCACGGCCTGACCCGCGTGAGCGTGGCCGGCGACACCCGCTTCGACACCGTGGCGGCCACGGCCCTGGCCCCGCCGCGCCCGCTGCCGCTCGTAGAGGCCTTCGTGGCCGATGGGGCCCCGGTGCTGGTGGTGGGCAGCGCCTGGCCCGAAGACCTGCCCGCCCTGGGGCCCCTGCTGCGCCGCTACGCCGGCCGCATCCGGGTGCTGCTGGCCCCCCACGAAATCACGGAAGGCCACTTGGGGCAAATAGAAGCCGTGCTGCCGGGGCAGGTACTGCGCTACTCGCAGGCCACGGCGGCCACCGTGGCGGGGGCCCGGCTGCTGCTCTTCGACAACGTGGGGCTGCTCAGCCAGCTCTACCGCTTCGGGCAGTTTGCCTACGTCGGCGGAGCGTTTGGCAAGGGGCTGCACAACACGCTGGAGGCCGCCGCCTTTGGCCTCCCGCTGTTTTTTGGGCCTACCTACGGCAAGTTCCAGGAAGCCGTGGACCTGGTGGCGCTGGGCTGCGCCACGCCCGTGCGCACCGCCGCCGAGCTGGAAACGGCCTTCGCCCGCCTGCTAGCCGACGAAGCCCGGCGCCTCAAAATGCAGGACCAGGCCCTCGATTACGTGCACCAGCAGGCCGGGGCCACGGCGCGCATCATGGCCGCGCTGGGGGCCCTAAATGCCTCCCGCTAG